A window of Zingiber officinale cultivar Zhangliang chromosome 5A, Zo_v1.1, whole genome shotgun sequence contains these coding sequences:
- the LOC121980096 gene encoding uncharacterized protein LOC121980096: MKDHILEEYLTFFDSGKMDKSHRSAPKKHGDGFEAPRNSLDISSASRGYHCVTGDVQRLIDGETSSSRQTSDRSVGPSVVARLMGMNSIPEQSLKVHTKEHEIYRSRRLMEASKATVSSTSSRESKDSLLVNSKGRHSKAESRGKPHRRQHPQEEQLKKFKVEFEAWQASKLWEHSKQLKHKTDGDGMDYQTLLAQEILCKEKMAKYLDTNKKVTEKNPTGLIAQGKQIIDTKEEVSFDCFRVTKTDRKQERTNSATRIVILKPNFERIDGDEEQLAASSDQFGKENSMEDFLEEVKQRLRTEVQGRSRNNFVSRGNVVRTSFDESAMNPKQIAHDIAKQIRESVTRDMGMNLLRSNSTRTVRSDMQISPVDSPEFIGRDMRKFLSQKSKNVLKNELLLENPLTIHGDSGASSNKGKKISKLISDFSDKVNESDPSPTQKFLTINSDSEPQRNLIRSFSAPMSGTDFGKLLLEDQHIASAQIHRKHEPSDNNFSETRKQRKDSFNLKGTVSNLKHNLNLKGMLFGRKNQPIKESTQGKFISVDKTAMAQARLFLTLSKLVYLLLATCIIVLMQTIFL; the protein is encoded by the exons ATGAAGGATCACATATTGGAGGAATATCTTACTTTTTTCGACTCCGGTAAAATGGATAAATCCCACAGATCGGCACCGAAGAAGCATGGAGATG GTTTCGAAGCTCCCCGGAATAGCTTGGACATATCCAGTGCATCTAGAGGGTATCACTGTGTCACTGGAGATGTTCAG AGGTTGATTGATGGAGAGACATCTAGTTCTAGGCAAACAAGTGATAGATCTGTTGGACCGAGTGTCGTTGCCCGATTAATGGGAATGAACTCAATTCCAGAACAAAGTCTGAAAGTTCACACAAAGGAACATGAAATCTATAGATCAAGAAGATTGATGGAAGCAAGCAAAGCCACCGTGAGTTCTACATCCTCTAGGGAATCAAAGGACAGCTTACTCGTAAATAGTAAAGGAAGACATTCAAAAGCTGAGAGCAGAGGAAAGCCACACCGACGACAACATCCACAAGAAGAGCAGCTGAAGAAGTTCAAGGTGGAGTTTGAGGCATGGCAGGCTTCCAAGTTATGGGAACATTCAAAGCAACTGAAACATAAGACAGATGGAGATGGCATGGATTACCAAACCCTCCTTGCACAAGAAATTCTGTGCAAGGAAAAAATGGCTAAGTATTTGGATACCAATAAAAAAGTGACCGAAAAGAATCCCACCGGCCTCATAGCTCAAGGAAAACAAATAATTGATACAAAAGAAGAGGTCAGTTTTGATTGCTTCCGAGTTACTAAGACTGATAGGAAACAAGAGAGAACTAATTCAGCTACACGAATAGTGATACTGAAGCCTAATTTTGAGAGGATTGACGGCGACGAGGAGCAATTAGCTGCATCCTCTGATCAGTTTGGGAAGGAAAATAGCATGGAAGATTTTCTTGAAGAGGTGAAGCAAAGGCTCAGAACTGAAGTTCAAGGAAGGAGTAGAAACAATTTTGTATCAAGAGGAAATGTAGTGAGGACTTCATTTGATGAAAGCGCGATGAATCCAAAACAAATTGCTCATGACATAGCAAAACAGATAAGGGAAAGTGTGACCAGAGACATGGGAATGAATCTGTTGCGATCAAACTCAACTAGAACTGTTAGGAGTGACATGCAAATTAGTCCGGTTGACTCACCGGAGTTCATTGGAAGAGATATGAGGAAATTTCTATCCCAGAAATCAAAGAATGTGCTAAAAAATGAGTTACTTTTGGAGAATCCTTTAACTATCCATGGAGATTCAGGTGCTTCCTCcaacaaaggaaagaaaatatcAAAGTTGATATCTGATTTCTCAGACAAAGTGAATGAATCAGATCCAAGTCCAACTCAGAAATTTCTGACAATCAACTCAGATTCAGAACCACAACGGAACCTGATCAGATCATTTTCTGCACCAATGTCTGGAACAGATTTCGGGAAGCTCCTCTTAGAGGACCAGCATATTGCTTCTGCTCAAATTCACAGGAAGCATGAACCATCTGATAATAATTTTTCAgaaacaaggaaacaaagaaAGGATAGTTTTAACTTGAAAGGAACAGTTTCCAATCTAAAACATAATTTAAATCTTAAAGGAATGTTGTTTGGGAGAAAGAATCAGCCAATAAAGGAATCAACTCAAGGCAAATTCATTTCAGTAGACAAAACAGCCATGGCTCAGGCAAGGCTGTTCTTAACTTTGTCGAAACTAGTTTATCTGCTATTAGCAACTTGTATCATTGTTTTGATGCAAACTATTT TTTTGTAG
- the LOC121982145 gene encoding uncharacterized protein LOC121982145, translated as MEYHNSPCISEELSSNAPGRDLSENLEHGGAEMTVGEQPPMQEITNMENKDATHLHDILATAGFYEDEPISYQDFEMEEAYSKRGKVDTYSSIPRNDDVTIRHKLLFDLVNESMQSLLGPNLKCSMFKRWILGPTFSSQGKRLLEDLWNQIQLLLNSSVDGSNAPNSMVAQDLKMTTWPTMSYEDMDVVGRQIERVILLNLIDDIVREMCLRSN; from the exons ATGGAATACCACAATTCACCCTGTATCTCTGAAGAGTTGAGTTCCAATGCTCCAGGAAGAG ATTTATCAGAAAATCTTGAGCATGGTGGAGCTGAAATGACAGTAGGAGAGCAGCCTCCAATGCAAGAAATAACTAACATGGAGAACAAGGATGCGACTCACTTGCATGATATCCTTGCAACTGCTGGGTTTTATGAGGATGAGCCAATCTCATACCAAGATTTTGAAATGGAAGAAGCATACAGCAAACGCGGCAAGGTGGATACTTATTCTTCGATACCTCGCAATGATGATGTAACTATACGACACAAACTTCTATTTGACTTGGTGAATGAGTCTATGCAAAGTCTGCTCGGTCCGAATCTAAAATGCTCCATGTTCAAGAGATGGATTCTAGGCCCAACTTTCTCatcacaaggaaaaagattgTTGGAAGACTTGTGGAATCAGATTCAGTTGCTCTTAAATTCCTCAGTTGATGGTTCTAATGCTCCAAATAGCATGGTGGCTCAAGATTTGAAGATGACAACTTGGCCAACGATGTCGTACGAAGACATGGATGTTGTAGGAAGGCAGATCGAGAGGGTCATTCTACTGAACTTGATCGACGATATTGTGAGAGAAATGTGTCTTCGGAGCAACTAG